The Hymenobacter baengnokdamensis genome includes a region encoding these proteins:
- a CDS encoding PP2C family protein-serine/threonine phosphatase: protein MPKFRSSVWLIVVAALCWLLLLLGTLSQGRTVLGLPPDWPRWLLLLAQGGFAASVFLYTRLQPDPLSGHGFLALLLRLFWRGLILTGLLVGVQAFVRLAADHSLPLPGDITASVGYTISLALFIILLARTLYIWRSLVNFRGSPRLQREWTAFEVILGITLLFQLFVWHTPDYVRVAVITGLGLFGVYLSGHQRWVAYLSQGQKLQAIMLQLGVLGFLTLFLFYLRNAQTDPALLTPPTQQAFLALTSFFAVFYAVAGLLVTLFNLPIADVYEQRRAEILSLQQLSQIIQRGQTAAEIYQALFTSAVQTIRADAAWLDAPAQPIDTTGPAPAAPTHELLPADLAALRPQLAALVEAGQAEIIDNDLLRSQRLVGLSQKYGSAAILPLRSTTHDYGHLLLLKKNQAGFEPEDLSILHTFTTQTVLSLENLQLAQEARISQRAQDELRIAALVQERLIPKHLPTDNWFEISTYAQAAKEVGGDFYDFLHLPGQRLAVLIGDVSGKGVTAAFHTAQMKGIFHALMQPNPLAKKDRERYPDPHRFMVLANEALTHCLERSSFITASFYLIDYEAGGFSFARAGHCHTLYYHSIKEEVSYFRSEGLGLGILRDASYGRHVKNQFWDYNPGDVMVIYTDGIPEARNADGDEYGEERLAQMLGQCFYQSAEEINQYIREDVQEFSKGLPLHDDQTLLVIKFKSAQPQP from the coding sequence ATGCCCAAATTTCGCAGTTCGGTCTGGCTTATAGTAGTAGCAGCCTTATGCTGGCTGCTATTGCTGCTCGGCACGCTCAGCCAGGGCCGCACGGTATTGGGGCTGCCGCCAGACTGGCCGCGCTGGCTGCTTTTACTGGCGCAGGGCGGCTTTGCGGCCAGCGTGTTTCTTTACACCCGACTCCAGCCCGACCCCCTGAGCGGGCACGGCTTCCTGGCGCTGCTGCTCCGCCTGTTTTGGCGGGGCCTCATACTTACGGGGCTGCTTGTTGGCGTACAGGCCTTTGTGCGGCTGGCAGCTGACCACTCCTTGCCGCTTCCCGGCGACATTACGGCCAGTGTCGGCTATACTATCAGCCTGGCACTTTTTATTATTCTGCTGGCGCGCACGCTCTACATCTGGCGCTCGCTGGTCAACTTTCGCGGCAGCCCCCGGCTACAGCGCGAATGGACGGCTTTTGAGGTTATCCTGGGCATTACGCTGCTATTTCAGCTCTTTGTGTGGCATACTCCCGACTATGTCCGGGTGGCCGTTATCACGGGCCTGGGCCTCTTTGGGGTATACCTGAGTGGGCACCAGCGCTGGGTTGCTTACCTCAGCCAGGGCCAGAAGCTGCAGGCTATTATGCTGCAGCTGGGCGTGTTAGGCTTTCTGACGCTCTTTCTGTTCTACCTGCGCAATGCCCAGACCGACCCCGCGCTGCTGACTCCGCCCACGCAGCAGGCCTTCCTGGCGCTTACTTCTTTCTTCGCCGTTTTTTACGCCGTGGCCGGCTTGCTGGTCACGCTTTTCAACCTGCCCATTGCCGACGTCTATGAGCAGCGACGGGCCGAAATCCTGAGCCTGCAGCAGCTGAGCCAGATTATCCAGCGCGGCCAGACGGCCGCCGAAATATACCAGGCCCTCTTTACCTCGGCAGTGCAAACCATCCGGGCCGACGCCGCCTGGCTCGATGCGCCGGCTCAGCCCATCGACACAACCGGCCCGGCCCCCGCTGCGCCTACGCATGAGCTGCTCCCAGCCGACCTGGCAGCGCTGCGCCCTCAGTTGGCGGCACTGGTGGAGGCCGGGCAAGCCGAGATTATCGACAACGACCTGCTGCGCTCGCAGCGCCTCGTGGGCCTGAGCCAGAAATATGGCTCCGCCGCTATATTACCCCTGCGTAGCACCACGCACGACTACGGCCACCTGCTGCTGCTGAAAAAAAACCAGGCTGGCTTCGAGCCCGAAGACCTGAGTATTCTGCACACGTTTACGACCCAGACCGTCCTGAGCCTCGAAAACTTGCAGCTGGCTCAGGAAGCCCGCATCAGCCAGCGGGCTCAGGATGAGCTGCGCATTGCCGCGCTGGTGCAGGAGCGCCTCATCCCCAAGCACCTGCCCACCGACAACTGGTTTGAAATCAGCACCTATGCGCAGGCAGCCAAGGAGGTAGGCGGCGATTTTTACGACTTTCTGCACTTGCCGGGCCAGCGCCTGGCGGTACTTATCGGCGATGTATCGGGCAAGGGCGTAACGGCGGCCTTTCACACGGCCCAGATGAAAGGCATCTTCCACGCCCTTATGCAGCCTAATCCGCTGGCTAAGAAAGACCGCGAGCGCTACCCCGACCCGCATCGCTTTATGGTGCTGGCCAATGAGGCGCTCACGCACTGCCTGGAGCGCTCGTCATTTATCACGGCCTCGTTTTACCTCATCGATTACGAAGCCGGCGGCTTTAGCTTTGCCCGCGCCGGGCACTGCCACACGCTTTATTATCACTCTATCAAGGAGGAGGTAAGCTATTTCCGCAGCGAAGGCCTGGGCCTGGGCATTTTGCGCGATGCCAGCTATGGCCGCCACGTCAAAAACCAGTTCTGGGATTACAACCCCGGTGATGTAATGGTGATTTATACCGATGGCATTCCCGAAGCCCGCAATGCCGACGGCGACGAGTATGGCGAAGAGCGTCTGGCTCAGATGCTGGGCCAGTGCTTTTACCAGTCGGCCGAAGAAATAAACCAGTACATTCGCGAAGATGTGCAGGAGTTCAGCAAAGGCCTGCCCCTGCACGACGACCAGACCCTGCTCGTCATTAAGTTCAAGTCAGCCCAACCCCAACCCTAG
- a CDS encoding STAS domain-containing protein translates to MKVTAQPADTTLTLILDGELDASSAVILDTELNKPELLNYKRVLIDCHRLSYISSAGLGVFISHLQRLQDSNVKLVFYNMQEKVFNVFEILGLDSLMTIVPTEKEAQAA, encoded by the coding sequence ATGAAAGTAACTGCTCAACCCGCTGACACTACCCTTACGCTTATCCTCGACGGGGAGCTGGATGCCTCCTCCGCCGTGATACTCGACACTGAGCTCAACAAGCCTGAGCTGCTTAATTACAAAAGAGTACTGATTGACTGCCACCGACTTAGCTACATATCATCGGCTGGCCTTGGCGTATTTATCTCCCACTTGCAGCGCCTGCAGGATTCCAACGTCAAGCTGGTATTCTATAATATGCAGGAAAAGGTATTTAACGTATTCGAGATTCTGGGCCTCGATTCCTTAATGACTATCGTACCCACCGAAAAAGAGGCGCAGGCTGCTTAA
- a CDS encoding ATP-binding protein — protein MQDRIRISCSRQNLQQVRDFVRSFLLSAHRKEITVNQVVLAVDEVMANFIIHANGEDASQFLDLLLVLTDRQLDIEIEDHGSTLFLPPGKVATPDLRAYIQQGRKGGMGMALVSRIMDRVEFFERNSHTVCHLSKEII, from the coding sequence ATGCAAGACCGCATCCGCATTAGTTGTTCGCGCCAGAACCTGCAGCAGGTGCGTGACTTCGTGCGCAGCTTTTTGCTGAGCGCTCATCGTAAAGAGATTACCGTCAACCAGGTAGTGTTGGCAGTAGATGAGGTGATGGCCAACTTTATCATCCATGCTAATGGCGAAGATGCCAGTCAGTTTCTGGATTTGCTGCTGGTTCTTACTGACCGACAGCTTGATATCGAGATTGAAGACCACGGCAGCACGCTGTTTCTGCCTCCGGGCAAGGTAGCCACGCCCGACTTGCGCGCCTACATTCAGCAGGGTCGCAAGGGTGGCATGGGCATGGCCCTGGTATCGCGCATCATGGACCGGGTAGAGTTCTTTGAGCGCAACTCGCATACCGTTTGCCACCTAAGCAAAGAGATTATCTGA
- a CDS encoding peptidylprolyl isomerase, protein MHSRLPLAGAAAATLLQLAACQASKPTTATNPASQAVAQPVATGPAIETLGTYPVPSREFAYVYKKNNSTAADYGTRSSVTDYLTLYTNFRLKVLDAEKQGLDTTQAFRRELDGYKQQLALPYLTEKGVTDQLVREAYDRMGQEINASHILVRVAPDASPADTLAAYQKIQALRQRVTSGEDFGLVASASSEDPSAKENAGKLGYFTAMQMVYPFESAAYRTPVGQVSQPIRTRFGYHIIKVNDKRTAQGEIKVAHLMVRVTPQAPKADSAAAHKKINELYARLRKGENWNKLVAQFSEDAGSAPNGGELPPFGTGRMIPSFEEVAFKLQKPGDISAPVQTPYGWHIIKLIEKQPLAAFATMEPTLKSKVAKDSRSELNHAAFLKRIRQEDQFVEIPAAKTLAFAQADTALVHGRYKFNAATMTASGAKASKQTTKAGGDKLPLFTIKGQPYTVASFLAYVQQNQRPRPTAEPAFVMQQLYDQYVDQSLTEFEKNSLPAKYEDYRMLVQEYRDGILLFQLMDTKVWSKAIEDTAGLKKFFLANQANYQFGQRVQGTVISAATPQLLARAQRELPAGRYAIAGKAGSALVHFKAGTATPAGSGGSAVLDEAARRMSQDTALFVTVAGHIRKGESPALAHQRASAAIDYLAKTGKIARRRLGAAPTRTAVTADGDTRLEFFSTATSALEANLNQQNPLAVQIQQRIFQKGENKVMDEYLTRPAGTYTTQRDGRYYAIVVKKSLPAGPKALSDARGQATSDYQNYLEKQWIEQLRQQYPVKVNEQEVNKLVTK, encoded by the coding sequence ATGCATTCACGCCTCCCGTTGGCCGGTGCCGCTGCCGCCACGCTGCTTCAGCTGGCTGCCTGCCAGGCCAGCAAGCCTACTACCGCCACCAACCCGGCCAGCCAGGCCGTGGCTCAGCCAGTAGCTACCGGCCCCGCCATCGAAACGCTGGGCACTTACCCGGTACCCAGCCGTGAGTTTGCTTACGTTTACAAGAAAAACAACAGCACCGCTGCCGACTACGGCACTCGCTCGAGCGTAACCGACTATCTCACGCTTTATACCAACTTCCGGCTTAAAGTGCTGGATGCTGAAAAGCAGGGCCTCGACACCACGCAGGCATTCCGGCGCGAGCTTGATGGCTACAAGCAGCAGCTGGCGCTGCCCTACCTCACTGAGAAGGGCGTGACCGACCAGCTGGTGCGCGAAGCCTACGACCGCATGGGCCAGGAAATAAATGCCTCGCACATTCTGGTGCGGGTAGCGCCTGATGCGTCGCCGGCCGATACGCTGGCCGCTTATCAGAAAATACAGGCCCTGCGTCAGCGCGTTACGAGCGGCGAAGACTTTGGCCTCGTGGCCAGCGCCAGCAGCGAAGACCCCTCGGCCAAGGAGAATGCCGGCAAGCTCGGCTACTTCACGGCCATGCAGATGGTGTACCCGTTTGAGTCGGCCGCTTACCGCACGCCGGTGGGGCAGGTAAGCCAGCCCATTCGCACGCGCTTCGGCTACCATATTATTAAGGTAAACGATAAGCGCACCGCGCAGGGCGAAATTAAGGTAGCTCATCTGATGGTGCGCGTAACGCCCCAGGCCCCTAAAGCCGACTCGGCGGCGGCCCACAAAAAAATCAATGAGCTGTATGCCCGTCTGCGCAAGGGCGAGAACTGGAACAAGCTTGTGGCGCAGTTTTCGGAAGATGCCGGCTCGGCCCCCAACGGCGGCGAGCTGCCGCCCTTCGGCACCGGCCGCATGATTCCGTCGTTTGAGGAGGTAGCTTTTAAGCTGCAAAAGCCCGGCGACATCTCGGCTCCGGTTCAAACGCCCTACGGCTGGCACATTATCAAGCTCATCGAAAAGCAGCCGCTGGCTGCCTTCGCCACCATGGAGCCGACGCTGAAAAGCAAGGTGGCCAAAGACTCGCGCTCGGAGCTTAACCACGCGGCTTTTCTCAAGCGCATTCGCCAGGAAGACCAGTTTGTGGAGATTCCGGCGGCCAAGACGCTGGCTTTTGCGCAGGCCGATACCGCGCTGGTGCATGGCCGCTACAAGTTTAACGCCGCTACCATGACGGCCAGCGGAGCCAAGGCCTCCAAGCAGACGACCAAAGCCGGTGGCGACAAGCTGCCGCTCTTTACTATTAAAGGCCAGCCTTACACCGTAGCCAGCTTCCTGGCTTACGTGCAGCAGAACCAGCGCCCGCGCCCCACGGCCGAGCCGGCTTTTGTAATGCAGCAGCTCTACGACCAGTACGTAGACCAGAGCCTGACCGAGTTTGAGAAAAACAGCCTGCCCGCCAAGTATGAGGACTACCGCATGCTCGTGCAGGAATACCGCGACGGCATTCTGCTCTTCCAGCTGATGGACACCAAAGTCTGGAGCAAAGCGATTGAGGACACGGCCGGCCTGAAGAAATTCTTTTTGGCCAACCAGGCCAACTATCAGTTTGGGCAGCGCGTGCAGGGTACCGTTATTTCGGCTGCCACGCCGCAGCTGCTGGCCAGGGCGCAGCGCGAGCTGCCAGCCGGCCGCTACGCCATTGCGGGCAAAGCCGGCTCGGCGCTGGTGCACTTTAAGGCCGGCACGGCCACGCCCGCGGGCAGTGGCGGCTCGGCCGTGCTCGACGAGGCAGCCCGGCGAATGAGCCAGGATACGGCTCTTTTTGTGACGGTAGCCGGCCACATCCGCAAGGGCGAGAGCCCGGCGCTGGCTCATCAGCGCGCTTCTGCCGCTATCGACTACCTGGCCAAGACCGGCAAGATTGCCCGCCGCCGACTGGGGGCCGCCCCTACTCGCACGGCGGTCACTGCCGATGGTGATACCCGACTGGAATTCTTCAGCACCGCTACCAGCGCCCTCGAAGCCAACCTCAACCAGCAGAACCCGCTGGCCGTGCAGATTCAGCAGCGTATCTTTCAGAAGGGCGAAAATAAGGTGATGGATGAGTACCTGACCCGCCCGGCGGGCACCTACACTACCCAGCGCGACGGCCGCTACTACGCCATAGTGGTAAAAAAGAGCCTGCCCGCCGGCCCCAAAGCCCTGAGCGATGCCCGGGGCCAGGCCACCAGCGACTACCAGAACTACCTGGAGAAGCAGTGGATTGAGCAGCTGCGCCAGCAGTATCCCGTAAAAGTTAACGAGCAGGAAGTAAATAAGCTGGTCACCAAATAG
- a CDS encoding peptidylprolyl isomerase gives MQRILRRLSAYSLFALAALLALPHTCYAQLGISRPRGQQILDGIVVKVDNQIILRSEVEGIVAQEQARAQGKPLPPDLRCKILQSLVLSKLMLARADIDSVTVTDARVNSELDRRMNYFVQQVGSEKKLEEMYNKPVRVLKEDLRPQVRDQLVQQEMQDKISGKVAITPREVKEYFDKVPKDSVPYFSTEVEVGQIVIPAQVNDKAKQEAIAQLNDLRGRVLAGESFEELAKKYSQDPGSAAQGGYLGFFKKGELVPEYEAASRKLEPGQLSPVVESQFGFHLIQFIERKGDSYSTRHILLKPAAGAADASVAATKLTRIRNQILKDSISFAKAAKDFSTDKITAANGGLLANRADGGSKLPLDKLDPAVFFIIDTMKVGHITPPLPYRTDDGKEAMRILYLKSNTPPHQANLLDDYQKISQAALTQKKNKALDEWYEKNRNTVYLEVAPEYAECKVLTASTDQ, from the coding sequence ATGCAACGTATCCTTCGGCGCCTATCCGCCTACTCCTTATTCGCCCTAGCGGCCCTGCTGGCCCTGCCCCATACCTGCTACGCGCAGCTGGGTATCAGCCGCCCCCGGGGCCAGCAGATACTCGATGGCATCGTGGTAAAGGTTGATAACCAGATTATTCTTCGCTCCGAAGTAGAAGGCATTGTGGCCCAGGAGCAGGCCCGTGCCCAGGGCAAGCCCCTGCCGCCCGACCTGCGCTGCAAAATTCTGCAGAGCCTGGTGCTGAGCAAGCTGATGCTGGCCCGGGCCGATATCGACTCCGTAACCGTGACCGATGCGCGGGTCAACAGTGAGCTCGACCGCCGCATGAACTACTTCGTGCAGCAGGTAGGCTCCGAAAAGAAGCTGGAGGAGATGTACAACAAGCCGGTGCGAGTTCTCAAGGAAGACCTGCGACCCCAGGTGCGCGACCAGCTGGTGCAGCAGGAAATGCAGGACAAGATTTCGGGTAAAGTAGCCATCACCCCCCGCGAAGTAAAAGAATACTTCGACAAGGTGCCCAAAGACAGCGTTCCCTATTTCTCAACCGAGGTAGAAGTCGGGCAGATTGTGATTCCGGCGCAGGTAAACGACAAGGCCAAGCAGGAAGCCATTGCCCAGCTCAACGACCTGCGCGGTCGCGTACTGGCGGGCGAGAGCTTCGAGGAATTAGCGAAAAAGTATTCGCAGGACCCTGGCTCGGCCGCTCAGGGCGGTTACCTGGGGTTCTTTAAAAAAGGAGAGCTGGTGCCCGAGTATGAGGCCGCGTCGCGCAAGCTGGAGCCCGGTCAGCTATCGCCGGTGGTGGAGTCGCAGTTCGGCTTTCACCTCATTCAATTTATCGAGCGCAAGGGCGACTCCTATTCAACTCGCCATATATTGCTGAAGCCAGCTGCCGGCGCCGCCGATGCCAGTGTGGCCGCGACCAAGCTGACCCGTATCCGCAATCAGATTCTGAAGGACAGTATTTCTTTTGCCAAAGCAGCGAAGGATTTCAGCACCGATAAGATAACCGCTGCCAACGGCGGGCTGCTGGCCAACCGGGCCGATGGCGGCTCGAAGCTGCCCCTCGATAAGCTCGACCCAGCCGTTTTCTTTATTATCGATACTATGAAGGTGGGCCACATTACGCCCCCGCTGCCCTACCGTACCGACGACGGCAAGGAAGCCATGCGCATTCTTTATCTGAAGAGCAACACGCCCCCTCACCAGGCCAACCTGCTCGACGACTACCAGAAGATTTCGCAGGCGGCCCTCACCCAGAAGAAAAACAAGGCACTGGATGAGTGGTACGAAAAGAACCGCAACACCGTATACCTGGAAGTTGCGCCCGAATATGCCGAGTGCAAAGTACTGACTGCCAGCACCGACCAGTAA
- a CDS encoding AAA family ATPase has protein sequence MAQFQNDKEAADSLKQAYQQLRQEIGKVIVGQDDVVRLVLTAVFAQGHCLLVGVPGLAKTLLIQTIADSLDLSFNRIQFTPDLMPSDIVGSETLTQQREFQFVKGPIFANIILADEINRTPPKTQAALLESMQEYAVTVAGQRYPLARPFFVLATQNPIEQEGTYPLPEAQLDRFMFNIELGYPSYEEELNIVKNTTSDRKPTVSRILHSDDIQAYQALVRRVPVADNVVEYAVGLVHKTRPNMPRTAPRAQQLLEWGAGPRASQYLIVAAKCNALLTGKYSPDIEDVRAVALPILRHRLVRNFKAEAEGTTVEQIIKELL, from the coding sequence ATGGCTCAATTTCAAAACGATAAAGAAGCGGCCGACTCCCTGAAGCAGGCGTATCAGCAGCTGCGGCAGGAAATCGGCAAGGTCATCGTGGGGCAGGACGACGTGGTGCGGCTCGTGCTCACGGCCGTGTTTGCCCAGGGACATTGCCTGCTGGTGGGCGTGCCGGGGCTGGCCAAAACGCTGCTTATCCAGACTATTGCCGACTCGCTCGACCTCTCCTTCAACCGCATTCAGTTTACGCCCGATTTGATGCCCTCCGACATCGTGGGCTCGGAAACTCTGACGCAGCAGCGCGAGTTTCAGTTTGTGAAGGGACCGATTTTTGCCAACATCATCCTGGCCGACGAGATAAACCGGACGCCGCCCAAAACCCAGGCCGCCCTGCTCGAAAGCATGCAGGAGTACGCCGTTACGGTGGCCGGGCAGCGCTACCCGCTGGCGCGGCCATTCTTCGTGCTGGCCACCCAGAATCCGATTGAGCAGGAAGGCACGTATCCCCTTCCCGAAGCGCAGCTCGACCGCTTTATGTTCAACATCGAGCTAGGCTACCCGAGCTACGAGGAGGAGCTGAACATTGTCAAGAACACTACCTCCGACCGCAAGCCGACGGTGAGCAGAATATTACACTCCGACGATATTCAGGCTTACCAGGCGCTGGTGCGCCGCGTGCCGGTGGCCGACAACGTGGTAGAATACGCTGTAGGGCTGGTGCACAAAACGCGCCCCAATATGCCGCGCACTGCCCCGCGTGCCCAGCAGCTGCTGGAATGGGGCGCCGGCCCGCGGGCCAGTCAGTACCTTATTGTGGCTGCCAAGTGCAACGCCCTGCTCACCGGCAAATACTCGCCCGATATTGAAGACGTGCGCGCCGTAGCTTTGCCTATCCTGCGCCACCGCCTCGTGCGCAACTTCAAAGCCGAAGCCGAAGGCACCACGGTAGAGCAGATTATCAAAGAACTACTTTAA
- a CDS encoding GNAT family N-acetyltransferase: MLRPYEPADAPAFYTVLDQSRGRLRASFPDRLRAVPTLAAAHIQLATFAHDWRTGRFYVMGIWHRETHEYLGDICLMPQRNGQAEIGYYLAAEAEGHGYAREALAAVCAFGFEAPVAAERLLIRCFADNLRAQAVARHLGFSLQQPEQPEAPRWLRLSFWDSQLPQADILHFVRTRDAGS; encoded by the coding sequence TTGTTACGCCCCTATGAGCCCGCCGACGCGCCGGCTTTTTACACGGTGCTCGACCAGAGCCGGGGGCGCCTGCGGGCTTCGTTTCCCGACCGCTTGCGTGCGGTACCTACCTTGGCCGCCGCCCACATTCAGCTCGCCACCTTTGCCCACGACTGGCGCACCGGCCGCTTTTACGTAATGGGCATCTGGCACCGCGAAACCCACGAGTACCTGGGCGATATCTGCCTGATGCCCCAGCGAAACGGGCAAGCCGAAATCGGCTATTACCTGGCCGCCGAAGCTGAAGGCCACGGCTACGCCCGCGAAGCGCTGGCTGCGGTCTGCGCCTTTGGCTTCGAGGCCCCGGTGGCCGCCGAGCGGCTGCTTATTCGCTGCTTTGCCGACAACCTGCGGGCGCAGGCCGTAGCCCGCCACCTGGGCTTTAGCTTGCAGCAACCCGAGCAGCCCGAAGCGCCCCGCTGGCTCCGGCTCAGCTTCTGGGACAGCCAGCTGCCTCAAGCCGACATTCTGCACTTCGTCCGAACGCGCGATGCCGGCAGCTAA
- the recA gene encoding recombinase RecA: protein MEKLDKAFGKGTVMKLSDQKVNDIPAISTGSLSLDIALGIGGLPRGRVVEIYGPESSGKTTLTMHAIAEAQKAGGTAAFIDAEHAFDPTYAKKLGIDVDNLLIAQPDNGEQALEIADQLISSGAIDIIVIDSVAALVPKGELEGDMGDSKVGLHARLMSQALRKLTGTINKTNCLCIFINQLREKIGVMFGSPETTTGGNALKFYASVRLDIRRIGQIKEDKDNVTGNRTKVKVVKNKVAPPFKVVEFDIIYGQGISKVGEIVDLGVDMGIIGKSGSWFSYDGNKIGQGREAVKTLLLDNPELADQIEAKIRTMAKGDEDIIPVDMSGPEDGDDTL, encoded by the coding sequence ATGGAGAAGCTCGACAAAGCCTTCGGCAAAGGTACCGTGATGAAGCTCTCGGACCAGAAGGTAAACGATATTCCGGCCATCAGCACCGGCTCGCTGTCGCTGGATATTGCCCTCGGCATCGGCGGGTTGCCCCGCGGCCGGGTGGTCGAAATCTACGGCCCCGAATCGAGCGGTAAGACTACGCTGACGATGCATGCCATTGCCGAAGCCCAGAAAGCCGGCGGTACCGCCGCCTTCATCGACGCTGAGCATGCCTTCGACCCTACCTACGCCAAAAAGCTGGGCATTGATGTGGACAACCTCCTCATCGCGCAGCCCGACAACGGCGAGCAGGCGCTTGAGATTGCCGACCAGCTCATCAGCTCGGGCGCTATCGACATCATCGTAATCGACTCCGTAGCGGCCCTCGTGCCGAAAGGCGAGCTCGAAGGCGACATGGGCGACTCGAAAGTGGGCCTGCACGCCCGCCTCATGAGCCAGGCCCTGCGCAAGCTCACCGGCACCATTAACAAGACTAACTGCCTGTGCATCTTCATCAACCAGCTGCGTGAGAAAATCGGCGTGATGTTTGGCTCGCCCGAAACCACGACCGGCGGTAACGCCCTGAAATTCTACGCTTCGGTGCGCCTCGACATCCGGCGTATCGGCCAAATCAAGGAAGACAAGGACAACGTAACCGGCAACCGCACCAAGGTGAAGGTGGTGAAAAACAAAGTCGCACCCCCCTTCAAGGTGGTTGAGTTTGACATCATCTACGGCCAGGGAATCTCGAAAGTCGGCGAAATCGTTGACCTCGGCGTCGACATGGGCATCATTGGCAAGTCGGGCTCGTGGTTTAGCTACGATGGCAACAAGATTGGCCAGGGCCGAGAAGCCGTAAAAACCCTGCTGCTCGACAACCCCGAGCTGGCTGACCAGATTGAGGCTAAAATCCGCACCATGGCCAAGGGCGATGAGGACATTATCCCCGTGGACATGAGCGGCCCCGAAGACGGCGACGACACGCTGTAA
- a CDS encoding DUF3108 domain-containing protein: MPRCWLVIPLLWLCAAATQPPGTAEPVRLWPNTSFKTGETIRYKVHYGVINAAEAVVETSGSLERVADRPCYKATVSGRTTGSFDFFLHVKDQWRAYIDTASILPLRSTRDIEESTYRKKEVVDFDQAHAIVNVLQTHRKDPIRYTFKVPSNVQELVSGFYYLRTLNYDHMKPGEVIHMGGYFDESTFNLEVVFKGREIVETKAGPVHVLKLVPKLPTNRIFRGEDAIKVYLSDDRNKIPVLFQAEMFVGAVKVDMYKYEGLKSRLNMVRQNTDSAKD, translated from the coding sequence ATGCCGCGCTGCTGGCTAGTTATTCCCTTGCTTTGGCTATGCGCCGCCGCGACGCAGCCCCCCGGCACCGCCGAGCCCGTACGCCTGTGGCCCAATACCAGCTTTAAAACCGGCGAAACCATTCGCTACAAGGTTCATTATGGGGTGATTAACGCAGCCGAAGCAGTTGTAGAAACCTCCGGCAGCCTGGAGCGGGTGGCCGACCGGCCCTGCTACAAGGCCACCGTGAGCGGCCGTACTACTGGCTCTTTCGATTTTTTTCTGCACGTAAAGGACCAGTGGCGCGCCTACATCGACACGGCCAGCATCCTGCCGCTGCGCTCCACGCGCGATATTGAGGAAAGCACCTATCGCAAAAAAGAAGTAGTTGATTTCGACCAGGCCCACGCTATCGTAAACGTGCTGCAGACCCACCGCAAAGACCCCATTCGCTACACCTTTAAGGTGCCCAGCAATGTCCAGGAGCTGGTGAGTGGCTTTTACTACCTCCGCACCCTCAACTACGACCACATGAAGCCGGGCGAGGTTATCCACATGGGAGGCTATTTCGACGAATCTACTTTTAATCTGGAAGTCGTCTTTAAAGGCCGCGAGATAGTCGAAACCAAAGCCGGCCCCGTGCACGTGCTTAAGCTAGTGCCCAAGCTGCCTACCAACCGCATTTTCCGCGGCGAAGACGCCATCAAAGTGTATCTCTCCGACGACCGCAACAAGATTCCGGTACTGTTTCAGGCCGAGATGTTTGTGGGCGCCGTGAAAGTAGATATGTATAAGTACGAGGGCCTCAAAAGCCGGCTTAATATGGTCAGACAAAATACAGATTCCGCAAAAGACTAA
- a CDS encoding response regulator transcription factor, with translation MATPAPQRLTQAKSAAYRILVVDDDPDIVELLEFNLKKEGYLTASAGDGRQALAIAQEFTPDIILLDVMMPHLDGIATCRMLREQKKFKDTYILFLTARAEEFSEVAAFEAGADDFLAKPIKPRALLSRLAAIVRRDQDPHAGVEAIDINGLRIDRTAFAVYQDGRKITLPKKEFELLAFLAASPHKVFSRDELLQNIWGNDVFVLARTVDVHVRKVREKVGDHHIQTIKGVGYKFNAD, from the coding sequence GTGGCCACGCCCGCCCCCCAACGGTTAACGCAAGCGAAGTCCGCTGCCTACCGGATTCTGGTTGTCGACGACGACCCCGATATTGTGGAGCTGCTGGAATTCAACCTTAAAAAGGAAGGGTATCTCACCGCTTCAGCCGGCGACGGCCGCCAGGCCCTGGCCATAGCGCAGGAGTTTACCCCCGATATCATCCTGCTCGACGTCATGATGCCCCACCTCGATGGTATCGCTACCTGCCGGATGCTGCGGGAGCAGAAAAAATTTAAAGATACATATATTTTATTTTTAACTGCCCGAGCGGAGGAATTTTCCGAAGTAGCGGCCTTTGAGGCCGGTGCCGACGACTTTCTGGCGAAGCCCATCAAGCCGCGGGCGCTGCTCAGCCGGCTGGCGGCCATCGTGCGCCGCGACCAGGACCCCCACGCCGGGGTGGAGGCCATCGACATCAACGGCCTGCGTATCGACCGCACCGCCTTTGCGGTGTATCAGGACGGGCGTAAAATCACGCTGCCTAAAAAGGAGTTTGAGCTGCTGGCCTTCCTGGCGGCCTCGCCGCACAAGGTATTCAGCCGCGATGAGCTGCTGCAGAATATCTGGGGCAACGATGTATTTGTGCTGGCCCGCACCGTGGATGTGCACGTGCGCAAAGTGCGTGAAAAAGTGGGCGACCACCACATCCAGACCATTAAAGGCGTGGGCTATAAGTTTAATGCGGACTAA